Proteins from one Bradyrhizobium amphicarpaeae genomic window:
- the flgF gene encoding flagellar basal-body rod protein FlgF: MQNALLIGLSRQMTLERQMDVVANNVANANTNGFKADHSLFEEFLNSNAREDNFVGADRRVSYVQDRGTYRDIGQGAMEATSNPLDMAIDGNAYFAVQANGGEMFTRDGKFSLNSTGQLVTSNGNLVLGTGGPITFQPTDHDINVSPDGTITVLEGTAKTDSIRGKIRMASFDDPTKLTKLGANLYSAGSATQQPDAKSTVRQGYIEKSNVNSVGEMTRMVEVMRSYTAIANLLQQQSDLHKSAIEKLADVPA, from the coding sequence ATGCAGAACGCGCTTCTGATCGGCTTGTCACGGCAGATGACGTTGGAACGGCAGATGGATGTCGTCGCCAACAACGTCGCCAATGCCAACACCAACGGCTTCAAGGCCGACCATTCGCTGTTCGAGGAATTCCTCAACTCGAACGCGCGCGAGGACAATTTCGTCGGCGCTGACCGCCGTGTCTCCTATGTGCAGGACCGCGGCACCTACCGCGACATCGGCCAGGGAGCGATGGAGGCGACCAGCAACCCGCTCGACATGGCGATCGACGGCAACGCCTATTTCGCCGTGCAGGCCAATGGCGGCGAGATGTTCACGCGCGACGGCAAGTTCTCGCTCAACAGCACCGGTCAGCTCGTGACCTCGAACGGCAATCTGGTGCTCGGCACCGGCGGCCCGATCACCTTCCAGCCGACCGATCACGACATCAACGTCTCGCCGGACGGCACCATCACGGTGCTCGAAGGCACCGCCAAGACCGACTCGATCCGCGGCAAGATCCGCATGGCCTCGTTCGACGATCCGACCAAGCTGACCAAGCTCGGCGCCAATCTCTATTCCGCCGGCTCCGCCACCCAGCAGCCCGATGCCAAATCCACCGTGCGCCAGGGCTATATCGAGAAGTCCAACGTGAATTCGGTCGGCGAGATGACCCGCATGGTCGAAGTCATGCGCAGCTACACCGCCATCGCCAACCTGCTCCAGCAGCAGAGCGACCTCCACAAATCGGCGATCGAAAAGCTCGCCGACGTTCCGGCCTGA
- the fliL gene encoding flagellar basal body-associated protein FliL — protein MAENEAEGGAAAEGAEAAPPKNKLKLIIMAVGLLAVLGGGAATWFFFFRHGADEHHAEAAPPPKPPSFVDVPDIMVNLAGAPGERVQYLRLKIVLELKEEKQIEAIKPTMPRVTDIFQTYVRELRPSDLNGSAGIFRLKEELTKRVNAAVAPVQVSAVLFKEVVIQ, from the coding sequence ATGGCAGAGAATGAAGCGGAAGGCGGCGCAGCCGCCGAAGGCGCGGAAGCGGCTCCGCCGAAGAACAAGCTGAAGCTCATCATCATGGCCGTCGGCCTGCTCGCCGTGCTCGGCGGCGGTGCTGCGACCTGGTTCTTCTTCTTCCGTCACGGCGCCGACGAGCATCATGCCGAGGCCGCACCGCCGCCGAAGCCGCCGTCCTTCGTCGACGTTCCCGACATCATGGTCAACCTCGCCGGCGCGCCCGGCGAGCGCGTGCAATATCTGCGGCTGAAAATCGTGCTGGAGCTGAAGGAAGAGAAGCAGATCGAGGCGATCAAGCCGACGATGCCGCGCGTCACCGACATCTTCCAGACTTACGTGCGCGAACTGCGCCCCTCCGACCTCAACGGCTCCGCCGGCATCTTCCGCCTCAAGGAGGAGCTGACCAAGCGCGTCAACGCGGCGGTTGCTCCGGTGCAGGTCAGCGCGGTGCTGTTCAAGGAAGTCGTGATCCAGTGA